The following are encoded together in the Streptomyces sp. NBC_00341 genome:
- a CDS encoding amidohydrolase family protein, which produces MSASDPTRSGFVVTNVRLFDGEKTADRADVVVEGERIAAVVPRPDATLRYDSDRYAVIDGTGATLMPGLIDSHTHPTGDALALAILFGVTTEMDMFTVPERLGDQRVLAAERNDMADIRSASTGATVLGGHPSMLIGLSFREQFPVIEGPADAARFVRDRVAEGADFIKLLIDDGTAMGHPSPTLTEEAARVVVTEAHAHGLLAVAHATSVRNTLTAVRAGVDGLVHVFMDQPPSEEVVRTVKEAGVFVIPTLVTMGSMAGELTGRAVADDVRARRFIPESWHQNLCTCWQLGSPSSLENAKLATRALHRAGVTIVAGTDAADVGVLGTAHGVSLHQELSLLVDCGLTPAEALTAATSSAATSFRLPDRGYIAPGRQADLLMVDGDPTVNITDSLSIRAVWRRGQRLHRVLAP; this is translated from the coding sequence ATGTCGGCTTCTGATCCGACCCGCTCCGGCTTCGTGGTGACGAACGTGCGCCTCTTCGACGGCGAGAAGACGGCCGACCGGGCCGACGTGGTGGTGGAGGGTGAGCGGATCGCCGCGGTCGTCCCGCGGCCGGATGCCACCCTCCGGTACGACTCCGACCGGTACGCCGTCATCGACGGCACGGGCGCCACGCTGATGCCGGGGCTCATCGACTCCCACACCCATCCCACGGGCGACGCGCTCGCGTTGGCGATCCTGTTCGGTGTCACGACCGAGATGGACATGTTCACCGTCCCCGAACGCCTCGGTGACCAGCGCGTCCTCGCTGCCGAACGCAACGACATGGCGGACATCCGATCGGCCTCGACCGGGGCGACCGTCCTCGGCGGGCATCCGTCGATGCTGATCGGCCTGTCCTTCCGCGAGCAGTTCCCGGTGATCGAAGGCCCTGCGGACGCGGCCCGGTTCGTCCGGGACCGCGTCGCCGAAGGGGCCGACTTCATCAAACTGCTCATCGACGACGGAACAGCGATGGGGCACCCCTCACCGACCCTGACCGAGGAGGCCGCGCGCGTCGTCGTCACCGAGGCGCACGCGCACGGACTGCTCGCGGTGGCCCATGCCACGAGTGTGCGGAACACGCTGACGGCTGTACGGGCCGGCGTCGACGGCCTCGTGCACGTCTTCATGGACCAGCCGCCGAGCGAGGAAGTGGTCCGGACCGTCAAGGAGGCGGGCGTCTTCGTCATCCCGACACTGGTGACGATGGGTTCGATGGCGGGAGAGCTCACGGGCCGGGCGGTCGCCGACGACGTACGGGCACGGCGGTTCATTCCGGAGTCGTGGCACCAGAACCTCTGCACCTGCTGGCAGTTGGGCAGCCCCAGTTCCCTGGAGAACGCCAAGCTCGCCACCCGTGCGCTGCACCGCGCCGGCGTCACCATCGTGGCCGGCACCGACGCGGCCGACGTGGGCGTGCTGGGTACGGCGCACGGCGTCAGCCTGCACCAGGAACTCTCCCTCCTCGTCGACTGCGGGCTCACACCGGCCGAGGCACTGACCGCCGCCACCTCATCGGCCGCCACCAGTTTCCGGCTGCCGGACAGGGGATACATCGCACCGGGCCGCCAGGCAGACCTGCTGATGGTGGACGGCGATCCGACGGTGAACATCACCGACAGCCTCTCGATCCGTGCGGTGTGGCGCCGAGGCCAACGCCTCCACCGCGTTCTGGCCCCATAG
- a CDS encoding 3-keto-5-aminohexanoate cleavage protein, producing the protein MKRSSKAIISCAVTGSAHTPSMSEYLPVTPDEIAAQSVDAVEAGAAIVHLHARDPQTGQPTADPDVYMGFLPQIKERTDAVVNITTGGAMTMSIDDRLAAARRARPELASMNMGSMNFGVFPAAEADRVWKHDWEQRYLRASESAVFTNTFAQIATTLRELGDGAGTRFEYECYDVGHLYNLAHMVDRGLAKPPFLIQCVFGVLGGIGADLDNLLHMVTVADRLFGDDYYLSAFAAGRHQMPFATQSALLGGHVRVGLEDSLYIGRGELATSNAQQVAKVARILAEAGRDLATPDEARAMLGLKGADHVGF; encoded by the coding sequence ATGAAACGATCGTCCAAGGCCATCATCAGTTGTGCCGTCACCGGCTCGGCGCACACACCCAGCATGTCCGAGTACCTCCCGGTGACTCCGGACGAGATCGCCGCACAGAGCGTCGACGCGGTGGAAGCAGGTGCTGCGATCGTGCACCTGCACGCACGCGATCCGCAGACCGGGCAGCCGACCGCGGATCCGGATGTGTACATGGGGTTCCTTCCGCAGATCAAGGAGCGGACCGACGCGGTCGTGAACATCACGACGGGCGGAGCCATGACCATGTCGATCGACGACCGGCTCGCGGCGGCCCGGCGCGCCCGGCCCGAGCTGGCGTCGATGAACATGGGCTCGATGAACTTCGGTGTGTTCCCCGCGGCCGAGGCCGACCGCGTGTGGAAGCACGACTGGGAGCAGCGCTACCTGCGCGCCTCCGAATCCGCGGTCTTCACCAACACCTTCGCGCAGATCGCGACGACGTTGCGGGAGCTGGGAGACGGCGCGGGCACGCGATTCGAGTACGAGTGCTACGACGTGGGGCACCTCTACAACCTCGCCCACATGGTCGACCGCGGTCTGGCGAAGCCGCCGTTCCTCATCCAGTGCGTCTTCGGCGTCCTCGGCGGGATCGGCGCCGACCTCGACAACCTGCTGCACATGGTGACCGTCGCCGACCGCCTGTTCGGCGACGACTACTACCTCTCGGCCTTCGCCGCGGGCCGGCATCAGATGCCCTTCGCCACGCAGTCCGCCCTGCTCGGTGGTCATGTCCGGGTCGGGCTCGAGGACAGCCTGTACATCGGCAGGGGCGAACTCGCCACGTCGAACGCCCAGCAGGTCGCCAAGGTCGCGCGGATTCTGGCGGAGGCGGGCCGTGATCTCGCCACCCCGGACGAAGCCCGCGCCATGCTCGGTCTGAAGGGGGCGGACCATGTCGGCTTCTGA
- a CDS encoding nuclear transport factor 2 family protein, translating to MTGTDERELLVIVERFFAAYNDMDLDSFANLLAEDIRWGHHNRFQGAGAAPLLRSIQEIHDKLPDRRFGEITRWAASDHTLYAEHSWTGTPAESDPAWGWQAGVPASMECVSVFVIEGGRVTEWSDYG from the coding sequence ATGACAGGTACCGATGAGCGGGAACTGCTGGTGATCGTCGAACGGTTCTTCGCGGCCTACAACGACATGGATCTCGACAGCTTCGCGAACCTCTTGGCCGAGGACATCCGGTGGGGACACCACAACCGGTTCCAAGGCGCCGGCGCCGCACCGTTGCTGCGGTCCATCCAGGAGATCCACGACAAGCTGCCGGACCGGCGATTCGGTGAGATCACCCGATGGGCCGCCAGCGACCACACCCTCTACGCCGAGCACAGCTGGACCGGCACCCCGGCCGAGTCCGATCCCGCATGGGGCTGGCAGGCAGGTGTCCCGGCCTCCATGGAATGCGTGAGCGTCTTCGTCATCGAGGGCGGGCGGGTGACGGAGTGGAGCGACTACGGCTGA
- a CDS encoding FAD-dependent monooxygenase, which translates to MACVSTALIIGGSIAGLSTAIALSRVGVSCDVVELAEAPGGASIALSGRATQALDELGVYDACAAGSTVFLPGSTVVDQMDAAGNLISEGPKRPLLPGVKDAIGVYRPVFLATLQEAAQQLGAKVYRGVTARTTDERDDGVFVTMTDGRQARYDMVVGADGIGSRTRTRLFPDAPTPAYSGQYSLRWMMSGPRIDGEGWYIGPAGRLGFYHLPGGLTYIPAVIDMPERVHLTDEDVYSLFGRLLDSYTAPAVVEMRRRLTRDADLIGRPFEWILLPAPWHRGRTILVGDAAHATTAHMGMGGGMALEDAVVLAQCVSDAPTLDAAFGTFMERRHSRVATVVETSVELSRLEQAGAPTSENVGLLSKAFQALGQPY; encoded by the coding sequence ATGGCCTGCGTTTCGACAGCATTGATCATCGGCGGCAGCATCGCCGGCCTGTCAACGGCAATCGCACTCTCCCGCGTGGGCGTGAGCTGTGACGTCGTGGAACTGGCCGAAGCACCCGGCGGAGCGTCGATCGCCCTGTCCGGCCGGGCCACTCAGGCGCTGGACGAACTCGGTGTCTACGACGCGTGCGCCGCCGGCAGCACGGTGTTCCTGCCCGGGTCGACCGTGGTCGACCAGATGGATGCCGCCGGGAACCTGATCAGCGAGGGGCCGAAGCGCCCGCTGCTGCCCGGGGTCAAGGACGCGATCGGCGTCTACCGCCCCGTGTTCCTGGCGACCTTGCAGGAGGCGGCCCAGCAACTGGGGGCCAAGGTCTACCGAGGTGTGACGGCCCGGACCACGGACGAGCGTGACGACGGCGTGTTCGTCACCATGACCGACGGCCGCCAGGCCCGCTACGACATGGTCGTCGGCGCGGACGGGATCGGCTCCCGCACCCGCACCCGCCTCTTCCCCGACGCCCCCACGCCCGCGTACTCGGGCCAGTACAGCCTGCGCTGGATGATGTCCGGCCCGCGCATCGACGGCGAGGGGTGGTACATCGGCCCGGCCGGGCGGCTGGGCTTCTACCACCTCCCGGGCGGCCTGACCTACATCCCGGCCGTCATCGACATGCCCGAACGCGTACACCTGACCGACGAGGACGTCTACTCGCTCTTCGGCCGCCTCCTCGACTCGTACACGGCACCCGCCGTCGTCGAGATGCGGCGCCGCCTCACGCGGGACGCGGACCTGATCGGGAGGCCCTTCGAGTGGATCCTGCTGCCCGCCCCGTGGCACCGGGGACGCACGATCCTCGTCGGTGACGCCGCGCACGCGACAACCGCCCACATGGGCATGGGAGGCGGGATGGCGCTTGAGGACGCCGTCGTGCTGGCGCAGTGCGTCTCGGACGCCCCCACGTTGGACGCGGCCTTCGGCACCTTCATGGAGCGACGGCACTCCCGGGTCGCCACGGTCGTGGAGACGAGCGTCGAACTGTCCCGCCTGGAGCAGGCCGGGGCCCCCACATCCGAGAACGTGGGATTGCTGAGCAAGGCCTTCCAGGCCCTCGGACAGCCCTACTGA
- a CDS encoding amidohydrolase family protein — protein sequence MPVTPPTPTSPDPLIDVHAHFVTENYITAAESAGITHPDGMPSWPTWSTDDHLGLMDRGGIQKSILSVSSPGTHFGDDRAARLLSREVNEFAGRICEQHPTRFGFFASLPMPDTEGSVREAVHSLDSLGADGVAIETNHAGVYPGDARYEPLWRELDARGAVVFVHPTSPPGSDAVSLGRPRPMMEFLFDSARAASDLVFNGVLTRHPGIQWVFTHGGGALPLLADRMELFRLGLGMGATDDSSAPCASVQEQLGSLWFDMAGTPFPNQIPAFGRAFGTERLLYGSDYCWTPAGLAQAQISAIDAAPRPSAADTWRSLTTRNAERLLARRPAPRH from the coding sequence ATGCCTGTTACGCCTCCCACGCCCACGTCGCCCGACCCGTTGATCGACGTACACGCCCACTTCGTCACCGAAAACTACATAACCGCCGCGGAGTCCGCGGGAATCACGCATCCGGACGGAATGCCGTCCTGGCCCACGTGGAGCACGGACGATCACCTGGGCCTCATGGATCGCGGAGGGATTCAGAAGTCGATCCTGTCCGTGTCGTCGCCGGGCACGCACTTCGGGGACGACCGGGCCGCTCGGCTGCTCAGCCGGGAGGTCAACGAGTTCGCGGGCCGGATCTGCGAGCAACACCCCACGCGCTTCGGCTTCTTCGCCTCTCTCCCGATGCCGGACACCGAGGGATCGGTACGTGAGGCGGTCCACAGCCTGGATTCGCTCGGCGCCGACGGTGTCGCCATCGAGACGAACCACGCCGGCGTCTATCCCGGCGACGCGCGCTACGAACCCTTGTGGCGGGAGCTTGACGCCCGGGGCGCGGTGGTGTTCGTGCATCCCACCTCTCCTCCCGGCTCCGACGCGGTGTCGCTGGGCAGGCCGCGCCCGATGATGGAGTTCCTGTTCGACTCCGCGCGCGCCGCCAGTGATCTCGTGTTCAACGGCGTACTGACCCGGCACCCGGGCATCCAGTGGGTCTTCACCCACGGTGGCGGCGCCCTTCCACTCCTCGCCGATCGCATGGAGCTGTTCCGTCTGGGGCTGGGGATGGGTGCCACGGACGACAGTTCCGCGCCCTGCGCCTCGGTGCAGGAACAGTTGGGCAGCCTGTGGTTCGACATGGCGGGCACTCCGTTCCCGAACCAGATTCCCGCGTTCGGCCGTGCCTTCGGCACCGAGCGGCTGCTGTACGGCAGCGACTACTGCTGGACCCCCGCAGGCCTGGCACAGGCGCAGATCTCCGCCATCGACGCCGCGCCGCGCCCCTCGGCCGCCGATACCTGGCGGTCACTCACCACCCGTAACGCGGAACGCCTTCTGGCCCGCAGGCCGGCCCCGCGTCACTGA
- a CDS encoding NADPH-dependent FMN reductase, with protein sequence MPGLGIIVASTRPGRIGPVIGKWVEAEAKAHGGFAEVELIDLAEVDLPFMNEPHHPRLRRYTHQHTREWSARIAGTDAFVFVMPEYNYGYNAELKNAIDYLHHEWQYKPVGLVSYGGVSAGTRAAQMIKQVVTTLKMTPVSEAVALPFVQQFIAEGEQLVPNEIMTDSARAMLNELVRINGALSPLRTK encoded by the coding sequence ATGCCCGGACTAGGGATCATCGTGGCAAGCACCCGTCCCGGCCGGATCGGCCCGGTCATAGGTAAGTGGGTCGAGGCAGAGGCGAAAGCACACGGCGGTTTCGCGGAGGTCGAGCTGATCGATCTCGCCGAGGTCGACCTGCCGTTCATGAACGAACCGCACCACCCACGCCTTCGCCGGTACACCCATCAGCACACGCGGGAGTGGAGCGCGAGGATCGCCGGCACCGACGCCTTCGTGTTCGTCATGCCCGAATACAACTACGGGTACAACGCCGAACTGAAGAACGCGATCGACTACCTGCATCACGAGTGGCAGTACAAGCCGGTCGGCCTGGTCAGCTACGGCGGAGTCTCGGCCGGCACCCGCGCCGCCCAGATGATCAAGCAGGTGGTCACCACGCTCAAGATGACCCCGGTGTCAGAGGCGGTCGCGCTTCCCTTCGTGCAGCAGTTCATCGCCGAGGGCGAGCAGCTCGTACCGAACGAGATCATGACCGACTCCGCCAGGGCCATGCTCAACGAACTCGTCCGGATCAACGGCGCGTTGAGCCCGCTGCGAACGAAGTGA
- a CDS encoding MFS transporter gives MNGFIAQRPRRPLSPWWVAVGSGLAMAVSAGPMVMSTLSLFVIPITEDTGWSRATVTAAFTFLAVGQAIATPIVGHLLDRFAFRWIVVPSWLLYCLSLALVTVVPHALPLFYLPYFLAGLFAGGTVIPFTKAIVSWFDNKRGMAVGVTASLAALGSAATPLLATFLLTAYGWQATYRWLALIALVISLAMVFVLVRVRAERSVRGRLVKAAKERDRTVSLEPPGLSVHECLRSSHFWMIAFNLGLTGVAVVGIQVNIVPMMTDQGVASGQAASLLTVFGLTSLLGRVLGGVLLDRFHAPFVCAAVIMCPVIGMFLLHAPFFSAVIGTALVGVAFGVETDLLPFFISRYLGMRRFGALLGLLQAALLLTSAFGPLAVNLGYELLGSYEAVMPFIAGVLVLCALLVLRLGPYRYPAIVGFDDIAARDEFAGAAPLAEAEPFVMERSERCPD, from the coding sequence GTGAACGGATTCATCGCACAGCGACCGCGCCGACCACTCAGCCCCTGGTGGGTGGCCGTCGGATCCGGGCTCGCCATGGCGGTCAGCGCCGGCCCGATGGTCATGAGCACCCTGAGCCTCTTCGTCATCCCCATCACCGAGGACACGGGGTGGAGCCGCGCCACGGTCACCGCCGCCTTCACCTTCCTGGCCGTGGGGCAGGCGATCGCGACACCGATCGTCGGGCACCTCCTGGACCGGTTCGCCTTCCGCTGGATCGTCGTCCCGTCGTGGTTGCTGTACTGCCTCAGCCTGGCGCTGGTCACCGTGGTCCCCCACGCCCTGCCGCTCTTCTACCTGCCGTACTTCCTGGCCGGGCTGTTCGCCGGCGGCACCGTGATTCCGTTCACGAAAGCCATCGTCAGCTGGTTCGACAACAAGCGCGGTATGGCGGTGGGCGTGACCGCGTCCCTCGCCGCCCTCGGATCGGCCGCGACTCCACTGCTCGCGACCTTCCTCCTCACGGCGTACGGCTGGCAGGCGACCTACCGATGGCTGGCCCTGATCGCCCTTGTCATCTCCCTGGCCATGGTGTTCGTCCTCGTGCGGGTCAGGGCCGAACGGAGCGTTCGCGGCAGACTGGTCAAGGCGGCCAAGGAGCGCGATCGCACCGTGAGCCTCGAACCGCCGGGGCTGAGCGTCCACGAGTGCCTGCGCAGTTCGCACTTCTGGATGATCGCGTTCAACCTCGGCCTCACCGGAGTCGCGGTGGTCGGCATCCAGGTGAACATCGTGCCCATGATGACCGACCAGGGCGTCGCGTCCGGTCAGGCCGCCTCCCTGCTGACGGTGTTCGGCCTTACGTCGCTCCTGGGCCGGGTGCTCGGTGGAGTGCTCCTGGACCGCTTTCACGCGCCCTTCGTCTGCGCGGCCGTCATCATGTGCCCCGTCATCGGCATGTTCCTGCTGCACGCCCCGTTCTTCAGCGCCGTCATCGGCACGGCGCTGGTCGGCGTCGCCTTCGGCGTCGAGACCGACCTTCTGCCCTTCTTCATCAGCCGCTATCTGGGCATGCGCCGCTTCGGCGCGCTCCTCGGTCTCCTCCAGGCGGCTCTCCTGCTCACATCGGCGTTCGGCCCGCTGGCCGTCAACCTCGGATACGAGCTCCTGGGCAGCTACGAGGCCGTCATGCCCTTCATCGCGGGGGTGCTGGTCCTGTGCGCCCTTCTCGTACTGCGCCTCGGCCCCTACCGGTACCCCGCGATCGTCGGCTTCGACGACATCGCGGCACGCGACGAGTTCGCCGGCGCCGCACCCCTCGCGGAGGCCGAACCATTCGTTATGGAAAGGAGTGAGCGATGCCCGGACTAG
- a CDS encoding IclR family transcriptional regulator, with protein sequence MVSSDRSSTDRRSSSEEPPKQQGSSAGEALVDRVFALLGSFDSENRAQPLAGLTRRTGMPRSTALRLARQLTDVGALERLEDGRFVVGLRLLEIASLAPRGHGLRAVAMPFMEDLFHVTGQHVLLAVRDNDEAMLVERLSAHDAVPVRFRVGERMALTTTGVGLVLLANAPAEVQERVLRGFTPEEAGESIATAEDLRRSLAEIRRGDYAVARRADPKNPRTTAAAPVRNGTGVVAALSVVAPSPEFDPAAYVPAVRATARAISRQLQSTEAVR encoded by the coding sequence ATGGTGTCGTCCGACCGGTCGTCGACGGACAGGCGTTCCTCCTCGGAGGAGCCCCCGAAGCAGCAGGGTTCCTCCGCCGGTGAAGCGCTCGTCGACCGCGTGTTCGCCCTGCTCGGCTCCTTCGACTCCGAGAACCGTGCGCAGCCGCTGGCCGGACTGACGCGGCGAACGGGAATGCCACGAAGCACCGCGCTGCGCCTGGCACGTCAGCTGACCGACGTCGGGGCACTCGAACGCCTTGAGGACGGCCGCTTCGTCGTCGGTCTCCGCCTGCTGGAAATCGCTTCGCTCGCACCACGCGGGCATGGGCTGCGTGCCGTGGCGATGCCGTTCATGGAGGACCTCTTTCATGTCACCGGCCAGCACGTCCTGCTGGCCGTGCGCGACAACGACGAAGCCATGCTGGTCGAGCGGCTCTCGGCGCATGACGCCGTGCCGGTGCGGTTCCGGGTGGGGGAGCGCATGGCACTGACGACGACCGGAGTCGGTCTCGTGCTCCTGGCGAACGCGCCGGCCGAGGTCCAGGAGCGGGTGCTGCGGGGCTTCACCCCTGAAGAAGCGGGCGAATCCATCGCCACCGCCGAGGACCTGCGCCGCAGCCTCGCCGAGATCAGGAGAGGCGACTACGCCGTGGCGCGGCGCGCCGACCCGAAGAACCCCCGTACGACGGCCGCCGCACCCGTGCGCAATGGAACGGGGGTCGTGGCGGCCCTGTCCGTGGTTGCCCCGAGCCCGGAGTTCGATCCGGCGGCGTACGTACCGGCCGTGCGCGCCACCGCACGGGCGATCTCACGACAGTTGCAGAGCACCGAAGCCGTCCGGTGA
- a CDS encoding acetoacetate--CoA ligase, whose amino-acid sequence MNTTDANPSPPAPVWTPDPAAADRSRIARFTEFVATRTGTAHADYRSLWEWSVDDLAGFWSAVWDFFDLRSSTPYDAVLDEAPMPATRWFSGARLNYAEHALRDEGPHPAIVSVGEDGTTTRTGRDELRRQVGSLAAWMRRSGVVAGDRVVGYLPNTTHTVVAFLAAASIGAVWSACGQDYGAPGAATRFAQLEPVILFAADGYRWNGKEHDRRAESDALRAALPTVRHTVRVPCLGLPVGDDPRVSDWAEVTGGSEEPVFEQLPFDAPLWVLFSSGTTGTPKGIVHGHGGVLLDHHRLLGLQLDLRPGDRFFWYTTTNWMMWNLVVSGLLIGATVVLYDGSPTYPEPGRLWDVAAEHRAAVLGVSPGYLLASAKAGLEPGRDLDLSALRSLGCTGAPLPAQPYYWVRDHVGAHVQVGSTSGGTDIVSAFAGGAPTTPVWAGEISAPVLGVALEAWDEHGRPVTDEVGELVVTRPLPSMPLYFWNDPDGSRYRDAYFTAYPGVWRHGDWMTRTSRGSVVVSGRSDSTLNRQGVRLGSADVYAVVDDLPGIQESLVIGAELADGTYWMPLFVVMEAGHELTDALRDRISTAIRTRASPRHVPDSILAVPAVPHTRTGKKLEVPVKRLLQGAPIGQVAGREAVDDIDALAYFSRFAR is encoded by the coding sequence ATGAACACGACAGACGCGAACCCCTCGCCGCCCGCCCCGGTCTGGACCCCCGACCCGGCCGCCGCGGACCGCTCCCGCATCGCTCGCTTCACCGAGTTCGTCGCGACACGCACCGGCACGGCACACGCCGACTACCGGTCGCTGTGGGAATGGTCGGTGGACGATCTCGCCGGGTTCTGGTCGGCGGTGTGGGACTTCTTCGACCTGCGCTCAAGCACCCCGTACGACGCAGTCCTCGACGAGGCCCCCATGCCGGCCACCCGCTGGTTCTCCGGCGCGCGGCTCAACTACGCCGAGCACGCCCTGCGCGACGAGGGACCGCACCCGGCGATCGTCTCGGTCGGCGAGGACGGCACCACCACCCGCACCGGACGGGACGAACTCCGGCGCCAGGTGGGCTCCTTGGCCGCCTGGATGCGCCGGAGCGGCGTAGTGGCCGGTGACCGGGTGGTCGGATACCTGCCCAACACCACGCACACCGTCGTCGCGTTCCTCGCCGCGGCCAGCATCGGAGCCGTCTGGTCCGCCTGCGGACAGGACTACGGGGCCCCCGGAGCCGCGACCCGCTTCGCGCAGCTGGAACCCGTCATCCTGTTCGCCGCCGACGGCTACCGCTGGAACGGCAAGGAACACGATCGCCGTGCCGAATCGGACGCCCTGCGCGCCGCCCTGCCCACCGTGCGGCACACGGTCCGCGTGCCGTGCCTCGGTCTGCCCGTGGGTGATGACCCCCGCGTGTCCGACTGGGCCGAGGTGACCGGGGGTTCGGAGGAGCCCGTCTTCGAGCAACTGCCTTTCGACGCACCCCTGTGGGTGCTCTTCTCCTCGGGGACGACGGGCACGCCGAAGGGAATCGTGCACGGCCACGGCGGTGTGCTGCTGGACCATCACCGGCTGCTCGGTCTCCAGCTCGACCTGCGGCCCGGCGACCGGTTCTTCTGGTACACCACCACGAACTGGATGATGTGGAACCTGGTCGTCTCCGGCCTGCTGATCGGAGCCACCGTCGTGCTGTACGACGGCAGCCCCACGTATCCGGAGCCCGGACGGCTCTGGGACGTCGCGGCGGAACACCGCGCGGCCGTTCTCGGCGTGAGCCCCGGATACCTCCTCGCCTCCGCGAAGGCGGGCCTCGAACCGGGCCGCGACCTCGACCTGTCGGCTCTGCGCAGCCTCGGCTGCACCGGTGCCCCGCTCCCCGCACAGCCCTACTACTGGGTCCGTGACCACGTCGGCGCGCACGTCCAGGTCGGTTCCACGAGCGGGGGCACCGATATCGTCAGCGCGTTCGCCGGGGGCGCGCCCACCACCCCCGTCTGGGCGGGTGAGATCTCCGCCCCGGTGCTCGGCGTGGCGCTGGAAGCCTGGGACGAGCACGGGCGTCCCGTGACCGACGAGGTGGGCGAGCTCGTGGTCACCCGCCCGCTGCCGTCGATGCCCCTGTACTTCTGGAACGACCCCGACGGCTCCCGCTACCGCGACGCCTACTTCACCGCGTATCCGGGTGTCTGGCGCCACGGCGACTGGATGACCCGGACGTCCCGCGGCAGCGTCGTCGTCTCCGGCCGCTCCGACTCCACCCTCAACCGGCAGGGCGTCCGGCTCGGCAGCGCCGACGTCTACGCGGTCGTCGACGACTTGCCCGGCATCCAGGAGAGCCTGGTCATCGGGGCAGAACTCGCCGACGGTACGTACTGGATGCCGCTGTTCGTCGTCATGGAAGCCGGGCACGAACTCACCGACGCGCTGCGCGACCGGATCAGCACCGCCATCCGGACCCGGGCATCGCCCCGGCACGTCCCCGACAGCATCCTGGCCGTCCCGGCCGTGCCGCACACCCGGACGGGCAAGAAGCTGGAGGTGCCCGTCAAGCGCCTGCTCCAGGGCGCGCCGATCGGCCAGGTGGCCGGCCGCGAGGCCGTCGACGACATCGACGCCCTCGCCTACTTCAGCCGCTTCGCCCGGTAG